One region of Bacillus zhangzhouensis genomic DNA includes:
- a CDS encoding CPBP family intramembrane metalloprotease — MIEQHRRIIEKLTDRQVVEQLYFTQLLMLIISFLLGIFMFDHWTDFTSLWVIHDVRILTYGIGGAVLVIIVDAIVMKVFPAHMYDDGGLNEKMFKNRSIPHIVWLTLLIAFSEEILFRGIVQQQYGLEIASIVFALLHFRYLSKILLFILVVSISIFLGLLYEWTGNLFVPVMTHFVIDLVFACQIRLKYRGRDEHGRNVENEEKEGAADKHP, encoded by the coding sequence GTGATTGAACAACATCGCCGAATCATTGAAAAATTAACTGATCGACAAGTTGTAGAACAGCTGTATTTCACGCAGCTGCTGATGCTGATCATTTCTTTTTTACTAGGTATATTTATGTTTGATCATTGGACAGATTTCACATCCCTTTGGGTGATTCATGATGTACGGATACTAACTTATGGAATTGGCGGCGCTGTGCTTGTGATCATTGTAGATGCGATTGTCATGAAGGTGTTTCCTGCTCATATGTATGATGATGGCGGGTTAAATGAAAAAATGTTCAAAAACCGCAGCATCCCGCATATTGTTTGGCTAACACTGCTCATCGCCTTTTCAGAGGAAATTCTATTCCGAGGGATCGTCCAACAGCAATATGGATTGGAGATTGCCAGTATTGTGTTTGCGCTCCTTCACTTTCGCTACTTATCAAAAATACTCTTATTTATCCTTGTGGTTTCCATTAGTATTTTTTTAGGACTTTTATACGAGTGGACGGGGAATTTATTTGTTCCTGTCATGACCCATTTTGTCATTGACTTAGTCTTTGCTTGTCAAATTCGTTTGAAATATAGGGGGAGGGATGAACATGGAAGAAATGTCGAGAATGAAGAGAAAGAAGGAGCAGCTGACAAACATCCATGA
- a CDS encoding YpbF family protein, with protein sequence MTLHAISRYMDQPTQKMMETLIKRKHKYEGFAKHCKRWQWTALLSLTILLFYFVITANAGDGSLKPEAMIAALLGHEVFLFWIMAEVFAFYASYYYKKKEEKAEDEYHRLRCEIIQKSTELWPQSNQWKEREAVFHYMQKQYDINLYYESK encoded by the coding sequence ATGACATTGCACGCAATCAGCCGATATATGGATCAGCCGACACAGAAGATGATGGAAACATTGATCAAAAGAAAGCATAAATATGAGGGTTTTGCCAAGCACTGCAAAAGATGGCAATGGACAGCCCTTTTATCACTCACCATTCTTTTGTTTTATTTTGTGATCACGGCAAATGCGGGAGACGGTTCTCTTAAGCCGGAAGCCATGATTGCAGCACTGCTTGGTCATGAAGTATTTCTGTTTTGGATCATGGCTGAGGTCTTTGCTTTTTATGCTTCTTATTACTATAAGAAAAAAGAAGAAAAGGCTGAGGATGAATATCATCGGCTTAGATGTGAAATTATACAAAAAAGCACAGAATTATGGCCGCAATCAAATCAGTGGAAAGAGCGCGAGGCGGTTTTTCACTATATGCAGAAGCAATATGACATTAATCTCTACTATGAAAGTAAATGA
- a CDS encoding IS1182 family transposase: MFHTRHSSQHEAEFVLLDQLVEEDHLLRKIDQYIDFSFIVDKVKPYYSENKGRPSLDPLILFKMMFIGYLYGIRSERQLEKEIYYNMAYRWFLGLNINDPVPHHSTISWNRRTRFKDTTIFQDIFDEIVLQAINHDMVGGRVLFTDSTHLKANANKHKYTRKTIEQDTQNYINHLEEAIQEDRVAHGKKPLKIKEEVKTEKNIRQSKTDPESGYLYRENKPEGFFYLDHRTTDMKFNIITDAHVTPGNVHDSVPYLERLDHQIARFGFQVEAVALDSGYLTTPICKGLSDRHIFGVIAHRRFHPTRGLFEKWKFQYDSEHDHYICPNGEKLLYTTTDRKGYRFYKSDTKKCVSCPFLENCTRSKNHQKVISRHVWEEHKEKIRQNRLSAFGKELYQKRKEKIERSFADSKQLHGLRYCRLRGKQNVSEQVLLTAACQNMKKIATHLAKLG; encoded by the coding sequence ATGTTCCACACTAGACATTCTTCTCAGCACGAAGCCGAATTTGTATTGCTAGATCAACTGGTCGAAGAGGATCACCTGCTTCGTAAAATTGATCAGTACATTGATTTTTCATTTATCGTAGATAAAGTAAAACCATATTATAGCGAGAATAAAGGTCGTCCTTCACTTGATCCACTTATTTTGTTCAAAATGATGTTTATCGGATACCTGTACGGTATCCGTTCTGAAAGACAACTCGAAAAAGAAATTTACTATAACATGGCGTATAGATGGTTTTTAGGTTTGAACATCAATGACCCCGTTCCTCATCACTCGACCATTAGCTGGAATCGTCGGACTCGCTTCAAAGATACAACGATTTTTCAAGATATTTTTGATGAAATTGTGCTCCAAGCCATCAATCATGATATGGTAGGAGGCCGCGTTCTTTTTACTGATTCCACTCATCTTAAAGCCAATGCCAATAAACATAAATATACGAGAAAAACGATTGAACAAGATACTCAGAACTATATAAATCATTTAGAAGAAGCGATCCAAGAAGATCGGGTGGCACACGGAAAAAAGCCCTTAAAGATAAAGGAGGAGGTGAAAACAGAAAAAAACATCCGTCAAAGTAAGACTGATCCTGAAAGTGGCTATCTTTATCGTGAAAATAAACCGGAAGGATTTTTCTACCTGGACCATCGTACAACCGATATGAAGTTCAATATCATCACGGATGCCCATGTTACGCCCGGCAATGTCCATGATTCCGTTCCATATCTTGAACGATTGGATCACCAAATCGCCCGATTTGGTTTTCAAGTAGAAGCTGTTGCCCTTGATTCTGGTTATTTGACAACGCCCATCTGTAAAGGTTTATCTGATCGTCATATTTTTGGTGTCATTGCACATAGACGCTTTCATCCAACAAGAGGATTATTCGAGAAGTGGAAATTCCAGTATGATTCTGAACATGATCATTACATATGCCCAAATGGTGAGAAGCTATTATATACAACAACTGATCGAAAAGGTTATAGGTTCTACAAATCAGACACTAAAAAATGCGTATCGTGTCCTTTCCTTGAGAACTGTACAAGATCGAAAAATCATCAAAAAGTGATCTCAAGACATGTATGGGAGGAACATAAAGAAAAGATCAGACAAAATCGTCTGTCTGCCTTTGGAAAAGAGCTATATCAAAAAAGAAAAGAAAAAATAGAGCGAAGCTTTGCAGATTCAAAACAACTGCATGGGCTTCGCTACTGCCGGTTGAGGGGAAAACAAAATGTGAGTGAGCAAGTGCTTCTCACAGCTGCCTGCCAGAACATGAAGAAGATTGCCACACACCTAGCGAAGCTAGGCTAG
- a CDS encoding Glu/Leu/Phe/Val dehydrogenase, with product MAADQNAAHNAEDKLDVLKSTQTVIHKALDKLGYPQEVYELLKEPIRLLTVKIPVRMDDGSVKIFTGYRAQHNDAVGPTKGGIRFHPNVTEKEVKALSIWMSLKCGIVDLPYGGGKGGIICDPREMSFRELEKLSRGYVRAISQIVGPTKDVPAPDVFTNSQIMAWMMDEYSRIDEFNSPGFITGKPIVLGGSHGRDTATAKGVTICIKEAAKKKGIDINGARVVVQGFGNAGSYLAKFMYDAGAKIVGISDAYGGLYDEDGLDIDYLLDRRDSFGTVTKLFNDTITNQELLELDCDILVPAAIENQITEDNAANIKAKIVVEAANGPTTLEGTKILSDRGVLLVPDVLASAGGVTVSYFEWVQNNQGFYWTEEEVETRLEDMMVKSFNNIYEMAQNRRIDMRLAAYMVGVRKMAEASRFRGWI from the coding sequence ATGGCAGCCGATCAAAACGCCGCTCATAACGCAGAAGATAAGCTAGATGTTTTAAAGTCAACTCAAACCGTCATACATAAAGCGCTAGACAAATTAGGGTATCCGCAGGAAGTGTATGAATTGCTGAAGGAGCCAATTCGTCTATTAACGGTCAAAATTCCAGTACGTATGGATGATGGATCGGTGAAAATTTTCACTGGTTACCGCGCACAGCACAATGATGCTGTCGGTCCAACAAAAGGCGGAATTCGTTTCCACCCGAACGTTACGGAAAAAGAAGTAAAAGCGCTTTCGATTTGGATGAGTTTAAAATGTGGAATTGTGGATCTTCCTTATGGCGGAGGAAAAGGCGGTATTATTTGTGATCCAAGAGAAATGTCATTCAGAGAGCTTGAAAAACTAAGCCGCGGCTATGTTCGCGCCATCAGTCAAATTGTTGGACCAACAAAAGATGTTCCAGCACCAGACGTGTTTACGAACTCTCAAATTATGGCATGGATGATGGATGAATATTCTAGAATTGATGAGTTTAACTCGCCGGGATTTATTACAGGAAAACCAATTGTTCTTGGGGGATCGCACGGACGCGATACTGCAACAGCAAAAGGTGTGACGATCTGCATCAAAGAAGCGGCAAAGAAAAAAGGAATTGACATTAACGGAGCTCGTGTTGTCGTACAGGGATTCGGAAATGCAGGAAGTTACTTAGCTAAATTCATGTATGATGCTGGAGCAAAAATCGTAGGGATTTCAGATGCGTACGGCGGATTATACGATGAAGACGGTCTAGACATTGACTACTTGCTTGACCGACGTGACAGCTTTGGAACCGTCACTAAACTATTTAACGATACAATTACAAACCAAGAGCTGCTTGAGCTAGATTGTGATATCTTAGTACCTGCAGCCATTGAAAACCAAATCACAGAGGATAATGCGGCAAACATTAAAGCTAAAATTGTCGTAGAAGCAGCAAATGGCCCAACGACACTCGAAGGAACCAAAATTCTTTCAGATCGTGGTGTACTGCTTGTTCCAGACGTGCTTGCGAGTGCGGGTGGTGTAACTGTTTCTTACTTTGAATGGGTTCAGAATAACCAAGGGTTTTACTGGACTGAAGAGGAAGTTGAAACTCGTTTAGAAGATATGATGGTGAAATCATTTAATAATATTTATGAAATGGCGCAAAACCGCCGGATCGATATGCGTCTTGCTGCATATATGGTTGGTGTACGTAAAATGGCTGAAGCTTCTCGATTCAGAGGCTGGATTTAA
- a CDS encoding ferredoxin produces the protein MAKYTIVDKDTCIACGACGAAAPDIYDYDDEGIAFVTLDDNQGTVEVPEVLEEDMLDAFEGCPTDSIKVAEESFEGDPLKHE, from the coding sequence ATGGCAAAATATACAATTGTAGACAAAGACACATGTATTGCTTGCGGCGCTTGCGGTGCAGCTGCTCCAGACATTTATGATTATGATGATGAAGGCATTGCATTTGTTACACTTGATGACAACCAAGGGACTGTCGAAGTTCCAGAAGTACTTGAAGAAGATATGCTTGATGCATTTGAAGGATGTCCAACGGATTCAATCAAAGTTGCGGAAGAATCTTTCGAGGGTGACCCACTTAAGCATGAATAG
- a CDS encoding YpdA family putative bacillithiol disulfide reductase, whose amino-acid sequence MKQEKAIIIGGGPCGLSAAIAFKQIGIDALVIEKGNVVNSIYHYPTHQTFFSTSEKLEIGDVAFITENRKPVRIQALSYYREVVRRKNLRVHAFEKVNTVTKQDGHFTVSTSKDDYSCDYVVIATGYYDHPNYMNVKGEDLPHVYHYFKEGHPYFDQDVTVIGGKNSSVDAALELVKCGSRVTVLYRGTEYSSSIKPWILPEFEALVRNGTIRMEFGAQVKEITEEEVIFTNQQDQIDRVKSDYVFAMTGYHPDHSFLEKMGVTIDQESGRPAFDEQTMETNVEGIFIAGVIAAGNNANEIFIENGRFHGGLIAEEINKRING is encoded by the coding sequence ATGAAACAAGAAAAGGCGATCATAATAGGAGGCGGGCCATGCGGGCTATCAGCTGCCATCGCATTCAAGCAAATTGGGATTGATGCACTTGTGATTGAAAAGGGGAATGTCGTGAACAGTATTTATCATTACCCAACACATCAAACCTTTTTTAGTACAAGTGAAAAGCTTGAAATCGGTGATGTCGCTTTTATTACTGAAAACCGTAAGCCCGTTCGTATTCAAGCACTTTCCTATTACCGAGAGGTAGTCAGACGGAAAAACCTGCGTGTACATGCTTTTGAAAAAGTAAACACCGTGACGAAACAAGATGGCCATTTTACCGTGAGTACATCAAAAGACGACTATTCATGTGATTACGTCGTCATTGCGACTGGCTACTATGATCACCCAAACTATATGAACGTCAAAGGAGAAGACCTTCCTCACGTATATCACTATTTTAAAGAAGGGCATCCATATTTTGATCAAGATGTGACGGTGATTGGCGGGAAGAACTCCAGTGTGGATGCTGCGCTAGAACTTGTAAAATGCGGAAGCAGAGTCACTGTGCTGTATAGAGGAACTGAATATTCATCCAGCATCAAACCTTGGATTTTACCAGAGTTTGAAGCGCTTGTCCGTAATGGGACGATTCGAATGGAGTTTGGTGCGCAGGTGAAAGAAATCACAGAAGAAGAGGTGATCTTTACAAACCAGCAAGATCAAATCGATCGAGTGAAAAGTGACTATGTATTTGCTATGACAGGCTATCACCCAGATCATTCTTTCTTAGAAAAAATGGGTGTCACGATTGATCAAGAATCAGGCCGTCCAGCATTTGATGAACAGACGATGGAAACCAATGTGGAAGGCATTTTCATTGCGGGAGTCATTGCAGCTGGAAATAATGCAAATGAAATTTTTATCGAAAATGGAAGATTTCATGGCGGACTCATTGCAGAAGAAATCAACAAAAGAATCAATGGGTAA
- a CDS encoding LysM peptidoglycan-binding domain-containing protein: MEEMSRMKRKKEQLTNIHDDDAEEIFEAEVQPSDDSHFPSREDFHEYKKQRTKKVRNPLFTTLAIIFPIIVVTVFFLLIYYASQEINKNQDVYNIDSTSSADTDPVPSALVEAKNDSSVDKADASDDEKQKKAEEKQRSKEKAEKKKEQAAKEKERERAEAAKKREQQQLALQKQQEEKKRKEAEEKKKLEEKPVRVVQHTVGPEENLYRISMKYYKNRSGEEKIRAYNHLKGNSVYSGQVLNIPLEN; encoded by the coding sequence ATGGAAGAAATGTCGAGAATGAAGAGAAAGAAGGAGCAGCTGACAAACATCCATGACGATGATGCAGAGGAAATTTTTGAAGCAGAAGTACAGCCTTCAGATGACTCTCACTTTCCTTCAAGAGAAGATTTCCATGAATATAAAAAGCAGCGCACTAAAAAGGTGCGCAATCCATTGTTTACAACACTGGCTATTATCTTTCCTATTATCGTCGTCACGGTGTTTTTCCTTTTGATCTACTACGCGTCACAGGAAATTAACAAAAATCAAGATGTATATAATATTGATTCTACATCAAGTGCTGACACAGACCCAGTCCCGTCAGCACTTGTCGAAGCGAAAAATGACTCGAGCGTTGATAAAGCGGATGCGTCTGATGATGAGAAGCAAAAGAAAGCTGAAGAAAAACAGCGGTCGAAAGAAAAAGCTGAGAAGAAAAAAGAACAAGCAGCTAAAGAAAAAGAACGTGAAAGGGCCGAAGCGGCCAAAAAGCGTGAACAGCAGCAGCTAGCCCTGCAAAAGCAACAGGAAGAGAAAAAACGAAAAGAAGCCGAAGAGAAAAAGAAGCTGGAAGAAAAGCCAGTTCGTGTCGTGCAGCATACTGTTGGACCAGAGGAAAACCTGTATCGAATTTCAATGAAGTATTACAAAAACCGTTCGGGTGAAGAGAAAATTAGAGCCTATAATCATTTGAAAGGTAACAGCGTGTACAGTGGTCAAGTGCTGAATATTCCATTAGAAAACTAA
- a CDS encoding genetic competence negative regulator — MRLERLNYNKIKIFLTLDDLTDRGLTKEDLWKDSFKVHQLFKDMMNEANQELGFEANGPIAVEVFSLQAQGMVVIVTKSQQEDADDEFEEDYIEMQVKLDESKHVLYQFASFEDVIQLSHSLSRIGLLGGTVYHYEGQYYLSLDDVGELSADTVISILAEFGSPTTLTIHRLKEYGKVIMQEDAVKTIQMYF; from the coding sequence ATGCGACTGGAGCGTCTGAATTATAATAAAATCAAAATTTTTCTCACACTAGATGACCTGACAGACCGAGGTCTTACGAAAGAAGACCTTTGGAAAGATTCGTTCAAAGTCCATCAGCTGTTTAAAGACATGATGAACGAAGCGAATCAGGAGCTCGGTTTTGAAGCGAATGGACCGATTGCTGTTGAAGTATTTTCTCTTCAGGCGCAGGGGATGGTCGTCATTGTCACAAAGAGTCAGCAGGAAGATGCTGATGATGAGTTTGAGGAAGATTATATTGAAATGCAAGTCAAGCTCGACGAGAGCAAGCATGTGCTCTATCAGTTTGCCTCGTTTGAAGATGTGATTCAACTGTCCCATAGTTTAAGCCGCATTGGACTTTTAGGAGGTACAGTTTATCATTATGAAGGTCAATATTATCTCAGCCTGGATGATGTTGGAGAACTTTCTGCTGATACAGTCATTTCAATTTTAGCGGAGTTTGGTTCACCTACGACACTGACCATTCACCGGCTAAAAGAATATGGAAAAGTGATCATGCAAGAAGATGCTGTGAAAACGATTCAAATGTATTTTTAA
- a CDS encoding helix-turn-helix domain-containing protein yields the protein MTLHYLDVMLMDSVFKLNGERSISAVYHLFKGKKSSQTIQDASLFQLSKYFGCYPGFTRDQLNRSVIKLDKKHYIKKTGETFTVTDAGQRMLNQYFLEKPMPAYFHGAKYHDKAKVLWMRLSLLIQVLSHHMAGSHQYVPIQRDVSVQSWTKSFLKQHHQKNKLAEQLHHELDKLLTRINDQEALIFVYSLTSNERIGRTYQQMAEWLKEDVWYVYLLFWNVLHYFIHAAQKGEAQIMQQLIGDLEFKRVLTTSTHKTLELVQKGFDIDQIAHIRSLKKATIEDHIVELSIHEPSFSIEPYVSEEEQQAIHAVARELQTNKMKLIKEKLEHPFTYFQIRLALTRMVKANG from the coding sequence ATGACTCTTCATTATTTGGATGTCATGTTAATGGACAGCGTATTTAAATTGAACGGCGAACGCTCCATAAGTGCTGTCTACCATCTTTTTAAAGGGAAAAAATCATCACAAACCATACAGGATGCTAGTTTGTTTCAGCTTTCAAAGTACTTCGGCTGTTACCCGGGGTTTACGAGGGATCAGCTGAATCGCTCTGTTATAAAGCTGGACAAAAAGCACTACATCAAAAAAACAGGGGAGACATTCACTGTTACAGATGCAGGACAGCGTATGCTAAACCAGTATTTTTTAGAAAAACCGATGCCCGCTTATTTTCATGGTGCGAAATATCATGATAAAGCAAAGGTACTATGGATGAGGCTCTCGTTACTTATACAAGTGCTTTCTCACCATATGGCTGGATCGCATCAATATGTCCCAATACAAAGAGATGTATCCGTACAAAGCTGGACGAAATCCTTCTTGAAACAGCATCACCAAAAGAATAAGCTTGCAGAACAGCTGCATCATGAACTAGACAAGCTCCTTACCCGTATAAATGATCAAGAGGCACTGATTTTTGTTTATTCATTGACGTCAAATGAAAGAATTGGGCGTACGTATCAGCAAATGGCAGAGTGGCTAAAAGAAGATGTGTGGTATGTGTACCTGCTTTTTTGGAATGTCCTCCATTATTTTATTCATGCTGCCCAAAAAGGTGAGGCACAGATCATGCAGCAGCTCATAGGTGACCTTGAATTCAAACGCGTGTTAACAACCTCTACTCACAAAACGCTCGAGCTTGTGCAAAAAGGCTTTGATATTGATCAGATTGCTCACATTCGTTCATTAAAAAAAGCGACAATCGAAGACCATATTGTCGAACTTTCCATACATGAACCGAGCTTCTCAATAGAGCCGTATGTGAGCGAAGAAGAGCAGCAGGCCATTCATGCAGTAGCCAGGGAGCTTCAAACAAATAAAATGAAGCTGATTAAAGAAAAACTCGAACATCCATTTACTTATTTTCAAATAAGATTGGCACTGACAAGGATGGTGAAAGCAAATGGATAA
- a CDS encoding ATP-dependent DNA helicase, giving the protein MDKLHQTLMRYFGYDSFKAGQEDIIQSVLNQKDTVAMLPTGGGKSICYQIPGYMTEGLVLVISPLLSLMEDQVERMKMRGEKRVAALNSTLSFQERRHIIRHLPSYKFLFVAPEALMSEVLLEQLKLMHIGLFVVDEAHCISEWGHDFRPEYSKLGEWREALGHPVALALTATATKQTLKDTVQTLRLQHPDFHIHSVNRPNIALVKEAHETKEAKEKRAIELVEFLQGPGLIYCPTRQMTEDMALFMKQKAHQRVEYYHGGMDAGDRMLIQQQFISGQLDLICCTSAFGMGIDKENIRFVIHMSPPQSIEAFMQEIGRAGRDGKNSVSILLYTEEDADVQQHLIQAEGFDDPEIDFCLSRLLQMQTNDEKKLREQLVESGLQETRARMLIHYYRMYQSNEPSVLLMKLKEKLQDRQTEKLRKVWQFKKRITDHSCFRQSLLSYFYEQLDQAETAASGSCCSFCGLDLSDYKKKDQPLELNEMKHWKIVLDRMFHLTKEAQQ; this is encoded by the coding sequence ATGGATAAGCTTCATCAGACGCTCATGCGATATTTTGGTTACGACTCATTTAAAGCAGGTCAAGAGGACATTATTCAAAGTGTACTGAATCAAAAAGATACGGTTGCCATGCTGCCTACTGGCGGCGGGAAGTCCATCTGCTATCAAATTCCCGGCTATATGACTGAAGGATTAGTTCTCGTTATTTCGCCGCTGTTATCGCTTATGGAGGACCAAGTCGAACGAATGAAAATGCGCGGAGAAAAACGAGTGGCGGCGCTAAACAGCACCTTGTCTTTTCAGGAGAGACGGCATATCATTCGGCATTTGCCATCATATAAGTTTTTATTCGTCGCGCCTGAGGCATTAATGTCAGAGGTGCTGCTAGAACAGCTCAAATTGATGCATATTGGTCTGTTCGTCGTCGATGAAGCCCATTGTATATCTGAATGGGGACATGATTTCCGTCCGGAATATTCCAAGCTGGGAGAATGGAGAGAAGCGTTAGGTCATCCTGTCGCCTTAGCACTGACGGCAACAGCAACGAAACAAACGCTAAAAGATACCGTGCAAACGCTAAGATTGCAGCATCCAGATTTTCATATTCATTCTGTCAACCGGCCAAACATCGCATTAGTCAAAGAAGCACACGAAACGAAAGAAGCAAAAGAGAAACGGGCCATTGAACTTGTGGAATTCCTGCAAGGTCCCGGTCTGATTTATTGTCCGACCCGGCAAATGACAGAAGATATGGCGCTTTTTATGAAACAAAAAGCCCATCAGCGTGTAGAGTATTACCATGGCGGAATGGATGCTGGAGACCGCATGCTTATTCAGCAGCAATTTATCAGCGGACAGCTTGATCTCATTTGTTGTACAAGTGCTTTTGGAATGGGAATTGATAAAGAGAATATACGGTTTGTTATTCATATGAGTCCGCCGCAGTCAATTGAAGCATTTATGCAGGAAATTGGAAGAGCAGGACGGGACGGGAAAAACAGTGTGAGCATTCTTTTATATACAGAAGAGGACGCGGACGTTCAACAGCATTTAATACAAGCAGAGGGGTTTGATGATCCAGAAATTGATTTCTGCTTATCTAGGCTGTTACAAATGCAGACTAATGATGAAAAAAAATTACGTGAACAATTGGTGGAATCAGGGCTTCAGGAGACACGTGCAAGAATGCTGATACATTATTACAGGATGTATCAGTCTAACGAGCCTTCTGTCCTCTTGATGAAATTAAAAGAGAAATTGCAGGACAGACAAACAGAAAAACTGAGAAAAGTGTGGCAATTTAAGAAGCGGATCACAGATCATAGCTGCTTTAGACAATCTCTGTTATCATACTTTTACGAACAGCTTGATCAAGCGGAGACCGCAGCCTCTGGAAGCTGCTGCTCTTTTTGCGGACTTGACCTGTCTGATTACAAAAAAAAAGATCAACCATTGGAGCTGAATGAAATGAAACACTGGAAGATCGTGCTGGATCGTATGTTTCATCTGACAAAAGAGGCGCAGCAGTGA
- the prsW gene encoding glutamic-type intramembrane protease PrsW gives MIAIISAGLAPGIALLSYFYLKDQYDNEPVHMVIRSFMLGVILVFPTMFIQYVLQEENIATNPILISFVTSGFLEESLKWFILMVSVYAHAQFDEHYDGIVYGTSVSLGFATLENILYLVGHGVEYAFTRALLPVSSHALFGVVMGFYIGKARFSDKKEQRKWLILSLTLPVLFHGLYDFILLGMKNWAYIMVPFMIFLWWFGLRKAKKARAVKMMQI, from the coding sequence ATGATCGCAATCATCTCAGCAGGTTTAGCTCCCGGCATCGCACTTTTAAGTTATTTTTATTTAAAGGATCAGTACGACAATGAGCCGGTTCACATGGTCATCAGATCTTTTATGCTAGGTGTCATACTTGTGTTTCCAACCATGTTTATTCAATATGTCCTTCAAGAGGAAAATATCGCAACAAACCCTATCTTGATTTCATTTGTGACGTCTGGCTTTTTAGAGGAATCATTAAAATGGTTTATTTTAATGGTCAGCGTTTATGCGCATGCCCAGTTTGACGAACACTATGACGGGATTGTGTATGGAACAAGTGTATCACTTGGTTTTGCAACTCTTGAAAATATTCTTTACTTAGTCGGTCACGGGGTTGAATATGCGTTTACCCGTGCTTTATTACCTGTATCAAGTCATGCATTATTTGGTGTTGTGATGGGATTTTATATCGGAAAAGCCCGCTTCTCTGATAAAAAAGAGCAGCGCAAATGGCTGATCCTATCTTTAACACTCCCTGTGCTGTTTCACGGCCTGTATGATTTCATTCTATTAGGGATGAAAAACTGGGCATATATCATGGTGCCGTTTATGATTTTTTTATGGTGGTTTGGTTTAAGGAAAGCAAAAAAAGCCCGTGCGGTAAAAATGATGCAAATTTAA
- a CDS encoding metallophosphoesterase has product MKYAIGLTAAIAAVTTGVCVTAKMVKTAKQNNIKKHYFTIEALQSDRPAVIFFISDTHRRLISDTLLAEVRQEEPDVMIIGGDLAEKGVPYARIEENVKRLSRIAPVYFVWGNNDHELHQQKLKEILHAYDVTTLQNETVVWNFEGQRIKIGGIDDIRLEKADYEAIRPEFVKDDVNILLSHNPDVHHLMSEEEGIDLVLSGHTHGGQIRIGKFGPYEKGRTGQVKGAFFLISNGYGTTKIPMRLGAEPETHLIYLMPLKTR; this is encoded by the coding sequence ATGAAATATGCCATCGGATTGACTGCCGCCATTGCGGCTGTTACAACAGGTGTGTGTGTAACGGCAAAAATGGTAAAAACGGCAAAACAAAACAACATCAAAAAGCATTATTTTACAATAGAAGCACTTCAATCAGACCGGCCTGCTGTCATTTTCTTTATTTCTGATACTCACAGACGTCTCATAAGTGACACTTTATTAGCAGAAGTCAGACAGGAAGAGCCAGATGTGATGATAATTGGCGGAGATTTAGCAGAAAAAGGTGTACCCTATGCAAGGATTGAAGAAAATGTGAAACGTTTATCAAGGATTGCGCCGGTTTATTTTGTTTGGGGAAATAATGATCATGAGCTACACCAGCAAAAGTTAAAAGAGATTCTTCATGCATATGATGTCACGACTTTGCAAAATGAAACGGTTGTATGGAATTTCGAAGGCCAGCGAATCAAAATAGGAGGAATTGATGATATACGGCTTGAAAAAGCTGATTATGAAGCGATACGACCTGAATTTGTGAAAGATGATGTCAATATTCTCTTATCACACAATCCAGATGTGCATCATTTGATGAGTGAAGAAGAGGGAATCGATCTTGTTCTGAGCGGTCATACGCATGGGGGACAGATCCGAATTGGGAAATTTGGACCGTATGAAAAAGGAAGAACAGGCCAGGTCAAAGGTGCGTTCTTTCTCATTAGTAATGGCTACGGAACAACAAAAATTCCCATGCGTCTCGGAGCAGAACCAGAAACCCATTTGATCTATTTAATGCCTCTAAAAACACGTTAA